TTGACTTGCATAGTACTCAAAGGAAGATCAGTACACATTTTGCATAGGGGTATCCTTATTGTTAAGGAGtatataattttcatttcattattaCAATTAGATCGTCCAGTGTGGGAGTTTATTTCCTCATCGGTACAAAATAACAGTGCATGCTCCAAATGTGAACTTAGTGCTGCTTGCATCCTCAAAATTAAAACCATATCCTGACTCCCATATTCTCATTATGTAGACACAGCTTGGAAACTCTCACAGATGAGGTGTTGCACCCAGCTTTGGACTCTGAAGTCTAAACTGTCAAATAGAaggagataaaataaaaaattgaatgATTGATCGttggaatatttttctaaagTACTTTTTATATCCTCAGGGCTGTAGGTCATAAGCTATATGGCTATCAGTACCGGGAAAACATTGTGGAAAAGCTGAGGAAAACCGCAGAACATTGTGACTGTCTGCAATGTTTCTTTATAATTCATTCCATGGGAGGTGGTAAGTAATGTCTTTATAGTGAGTATGGTTGCAGTAGCcacagatgaaaaagaaaaacatgtatcTTGAAAAGAAGATAAAGATAATAATTCACATTGTTCAGAatgtgtaataaaaaaaaaaaccacagtggACCTGTAGtgatttatttcttattttgttaGACCACTAAGGAACCCTAATGTGTTACCCAGAGCAAAAATGCTgctaaaattttaaatatgacGCAATGGATGGATCAAGGCAGGTACCAAAGACAAATAAACTCCTCGGAATTACTGATCAGAAGAAGGGTCAGTGGCCTCTGAACACTGATGTCATTGTTGTAATCAAATTGCTTTTAATCATGGGGAAAGCGTTTTCTGAAAGGCTTGAAGGAGACTTCAAATGTTGCTTtagaaaaattttgtttttctgttttccttccacaTAATTCTCTTGAATCCAATCTAGTTGCTTTGTAAGTAAGTCAAAAGGGAGAATCCTTTGCCACTAAGCCTTCCTAGCCCAGAAACCTGGGAGCAGCATGTATTATAACTGGCTATGATGTggaaaaagacacagaaaatagCTCTAAATATGAAGCAAGAGCTCTGTCAAGGGCCTTTTTTGTGGCCGTTTGCTTAATTTCAGAGACCCTGCAGATATTGTTTCTGTTATTGCAGAAAGTTGCTGTCTTGTTCATAAGAATAAATTGTCTGCCACTGAGAATGTAGCtgcaaattcagaaaaagaTCACAGTTCAGTTCTCAAATTTGAGCTCACTGCTGTGTTCTTAGTgataatgaggaaaaaagctTGTGTGCTGGTAGAAAGGGATGGTTCTGTTTTGACTGGAGAATGAGAAAACTTTATAAAGAAACcctaaaaggaaagaaagtaaTTGTTTGGGGCAGTTTAGTGCTTTCaagcaaatgttttgtttcaaaatccaaataaaaattttaaaataagaaatagaaaTGCTAGCTTGGAAAATGTTAGTTACATAATAGGACTTTTTGGATTGCAGAAATTTTTGAGATTATACACTTCATCCTGAGTGGTATACtgtggaaaatactttttttacttaattattttcctgtctGGTAAAAACCTTCCTGCCTTAAGTTACATTTGAGTAGCCTCCACTGTCAgccaaatatttcagaaaatattcattAACATATATAATCGAAAAGTTGTATGTCTCCAATATGTGAGTCTTAGGGCCTAAGATAACATGGGGAACCTTAACCTTTTATCTTCTCTCATTCTGTTTTCGTTCATAATTAGGGACAGGATCTGGTCTTGGAACTTTTGTACTAAATTTGCTTGAGGACGAATTCCCAGAAGTGTATAGATTTGTTACTTCAGTTTATCCCTCTGGTGAAGATGATGTTATTACTTCTCCATATAATAGTGTTCTGGCTATGAAGGAGCTTAATGAACATGCAGACTGTGTGTTACCAGTAGAGAATGAAGTAAGAATTAATATTATatttctgacaattttttttaattaggctGCACaaatttctcccttttctgtATTGATTTGAGTACCAATTAAAGTAATAATTAAAGTTCTAAGTCACAGGCTTTTGAAATGAACGTGAGTATCACTAAAAAGTTGCTCTGCATCTTCGAAGTAGTCTAGAgtgaatttttttgtctttttcaagGTAAACATTGAAAAGCTTCTATTTACTGAGACAGAGTGTCTTCTTTTAGCAATCATTTTGTGCATAGTATTAATAGAGTGTTGCAAGAGAAATGACAAACCACTCCAGATCCCAACAGACTTAACTGTGCTGATGAGGAGATAGGCTGATAGGAGAACCATAGGCATACCTGACCTTGAAAAGTACTAGACCCGTTTGAATCTAACTTTGGTGACTGTCTTGGTATTTGTTTAtgaaaaaagcaagagaaagtgATATATAGTTagagaatatatttttcctttcacaggTATTATGGAAATTTAATATTCATTTTTAGAGGATAAGGATTTTAAACAGTTGAATAGAATTCAAATTTCTGTGTCAAGCTTTATACATACTTGTGACATGTAAGGAACAGGCTTTTAGAAACACTTCAGTCAACTGGAATTGCTCAAAAGTTGGACGTAGATGTATCAAAGGAATAATCTTTGAGCTAACAGTACTTAAAAGCCAACAGGTTTTTAAGATTAATAGAAGTGAAAAATTGGGGTACTGAATTTGAAAGTTCTTTGCTCAAGactactttgctttttttttttctctctcaaagtCTCTGTTTGATATAGTTAATAAAATTAATCAGATGATCAATTCTGGGAAGCTGGGGTCAACCGTGAAGCAAAATAGCTTGGTAACATCAAGTACAGGCAGTGTAAAAACTCTCCAAGAGAAGCCATTTGATGCAATGAATAATATCGTAGCCAACTTGCTGCTGAACCTGACAAGGTAAAGTTACAGGTTATTCCTCTATAAAAAAGTGGTATTGCTGGAGGTGGTGTTTGCTGCAAATATGCAGGCCTGGATCAACTTGAATAATGTaaattgatttttgtttggtaTGAGTCTTCTCTTTTTAAGAATTGGTTACTAAATGCTGAGGTATTTGGAAGTATTTAGATAGTAGTGGTGTTGCTTTAGCCATGACAGTCTTAAAACTGAAGTAAATTTGTAGGCAGAAGGTGCTCAGTGGAGCCCAGAAAGGTTTGCCTTTCTAGCACAGTTGTATTACTTTATAAATACTGTCAGATCATTTTTGCTCCTAAATGGTCTATTACTGCAAGAAATACACTTCTGGAGTATTggcctgtttttcttttaaacagctTGTCAGGAATGCTAAGTCACACATGTTTTATTATAGCTTGTTTAGTAAAACTGGTATTAATTAACTGGTATTAGTCAACTATGTCCACATACTGAAAAACAGTGCTAAAGACTGCAATTGGGAAACAAGGTCTTATTCTTGATGATTTATTGTTCTATAATGAGAAGTATAAGTAAATAAGATTTACCACTGATTCTGCCAGATGTGAAAGTTTTGTAATTATACGTGAAGGGTTTCTTGAATGCTGTgttgttttactgttttattgTACAGAACAGttgaaaaatagatttaatGGAGGTTTACATTATAGAAGTGATTTCCTTGGTTTATAATAGTTTTATAATGGTTTGTTAATTTTCAGCTCTGCTAGATTTGAAGGTTCCCTGAACATGGATCTTAATGAAATCAGTATGAATTTGGTTCCATTTCCTCGACTTCATTATTTGGTTTCAAGCTTGACTCCTCTGTATACGTTGGCGGATGTTAACGTACCTTCTAgaaggtaggaaaaaaatattatgggAGTTTCACATTTAAAGCTTAATTTCTGATTCTTCCGTAGTTCTTGttaaaaaattccattttgtaGCAAAACTAAGGGTGGAAGTTCTAAAACTTTTAAGTCTGCCACATTTTCAAATTCATCCTGTTGATTTTTGGAACATCTGTTGTCTCTTTTCTCTGTAATGGTTGAGCCAGTAAACTTGACATCTTTTTAATCTCTGTTGGGAAATGTTTTAGTTGGAAAAATTTATTACTTAGAACCCACACCAGAAGTTCTTTTGACTAACAGTTTGCACTTGACTGACAAAAAATACTGTAAAGACAAACAAGGAATTAAACTAGACTCTTTGGGAAGTAATGGCATCTTAACTGAGTCTGGAGGTGCAATGTGCCTATTTATCAACTTATTGTAATGATAAGCCAACACTATTGTAAAGTTCTTTGAGGTATTTATCCCTCTGACATAGCAGAAAAATAACCAGTTAAAATAGATTTTACTGGATTTAGTGAATTAAGTTCAATCAGCTAGAGGTCCAAATGATGATAGAAGCAACTAAAGGTAAGTGATGAAAGTATGCAAAGCAAAGGAGAGGGCAGGACCACCCCTATTCTGTGATAGAAAGTTGTGACAATCAGTTGTATCTGTTGAAAACATTCCTTGAGGAGACAGTacagtgctgggggaaggaagCATACTATGGGGAGATGCTCAGTCAAGGATGTCTCAGAATGAAGTGGGAAcagtaatatttttgtttcctttatttagttttttttttgtaataggCAGATTGTGGCAGAGGtgatatgaaaaaagaaatagaggtGATGAATGCAGAGAGTTTGAGACAAATGGAAAGAATAGCTTAGATGTTGTGGGTCCACAGGAACGTCAAGACACCATCTTTGATATCCCACAGTACAGTGAAACTTGCTTAAGGAagtgaagagagaaagaatatgATCAGCAGTCATGCGTGATAAAATTAGAATAAGTAGACAAGTATGTATAGTCTGTCTTTTTCTAAATCATTAATCCAAATCAATACCGTTCTATGATTCATTGATCCTTTTAAATAATGAATTGTAATAGGCAGATAACCAGTTCTGTAAGGGTCAGCAGCACTTTGATATTCCTTGTCAGATCCTTCACAGTGAGATTGTCCACTCAAATTGTCATAAGACCTTGTAACTATTGACCTCAAATTGCCTTTATAAAGGCAACTTCTCTGACTCAGCAGTGGCTTGTAACATGAGGGAGAAGAGTAAAAAATGCAtccagtgtatttttaaaaacttgcaATGCCAACATATGTATATGTAAAAGTTTGAATCTTTTTCCTATAATTTATGGTCCCAGGTTAGATGTACCTTTATCTCCAGAATTTTATGAACTTTCAAACCCTGCAGGTGGGTGTTCTGAAAAGCTTTTGTATCCTACTTTAATAAGAGCAGgtaactgttttcttttcacctAGGTTGGATCAGATGTTTTCAGATGCATTCAGTAGAGATCATCAACTAATTCAAGCAGATCCAAAGCACAGCCTCTACCTTGCCTGTGCACTTCTTGTTCGAGGAAATGTGCAGGTTTCAGACCTTCGCCGAAATATTGAAAGGTTTGTAATACCACACAGAGTAGTCATGGGAAACTGTTGTCAGTCATCCAGAGCAGTCCAACTTTTCATTTGAAGAGTTTCAATACCAAATCAGTTtactcagaaatatttttctgaattttagaAGGGAAGAAACTGTAATTAACTTATGCAATGAGTGAGAATAAGTCACAGCATTCCTGGATTTCC
This DNA window, taken from Pseudopipra pipra isolate bDixPip1 chromosome 3, bDixPip1.hap1, whole genome shotgun sequence, encodes the following:
- the TUBE1 gene encoding tubulin epsilon chain isoform X1, whose amino-acid sequence is MTQSVVVQVGQCGNQVGCRFWDLALREHAAVNKKGIYDEALSSFFRNVDTRSGGDGPGIYKGKICSLKARVRQSIKALLIDMEEGVVNEILQGPLRDMFDSKQLITDVSGSGNNWAVGHKLYGYQYRENIVEKLRKTAEHCDCLQCFFIIHSMGGGTGSGLGTFVLNLLEDEFPEVYRFVTSVYPSGEDDVITSPYNSVLAMKELNEHADCVLPVENESLFDIVNKINQMINSGKLGSTVKQNSLVTSSTGSVKTLQEKPFDAMNNIVANLLLNLTSSARFEGSLNMDLNEISMNLVPFPRLHYLVSSLTPLYTLADVNVPSRRLDQMFSDAFSRDHQLIQADPKHSLYLACALLVRGNVQVSDLRRNIERLKPSLHFVSWNQEGWKTGLCSVPPVGHSHSLLALANNTCIKPTFIELKERFMKLYKKKAHLHHYLQIDGMEQSCFSEAVSSLSDLIEEYNELDVTKGGPRTDPSRLKIAV
- the TUBE1 gene encoding tubulin epsilon chain isoform X2; translated protein: MTQSVVVQVGQCGNQVGCRFWDLALREHAAVNKKGIYDEALSSFFRNVDTRSGGDGPGIYKGKICSLKARALLIDMEEGVVNEILQGPLRDMFDSKQLITDVSGSGNNWAVGHKLYGYQYRENIVEKLRKTAEHCDCLQCFFIIHSMGGGTGSGLGTFVLNLLEDEFPEVYRFVTSVYPSGEDDVITSPYNSVLAMKELNEHADCVLPVENESLFDIVNKINQMINSGKLGSTVKQNSLVTSSTGSVKTLQEKPFDAMNNIVANLLLNLTSSARFEGSLNMDLNEISMNLVPFPRLHYLVSSLTPLYTLADVNVPSRRLDQMFSDAFSRDHQLIQADPKHSLYLACALLVRGNVQVSDLRRNIERLKPSLHFVSWNQEGWKTGLCSVPPVGHSHSLLALANNTCIKPTFIELKERFMKLYKKKAHLHHYLQIDGMEQSCFSEAVSSLSDLIEEYNELDVTKGGPRTDPSRLKIAV